One Tomitella gaofuii DNA segment encodes these proteins:
- a CDS encoding quinone oxidoreductase family protein, whose protein sequence is MRAIQILEYGGPEVLRPAELPRPQPGPADLAVSVDAVGVNYIDTYFRTGTYPRPLPFVPGIEGAGRVTEVGAEVQGFAVGDRVAWASGNDSYAQHAVVPAEVAVHVPSGVDDAVAASALLQGMTAHYLITSTYPARRGDTVLVHAGAGGVGLLLTQMAAARGIRVITTVSTHEKEELSRAAGAVHVLRYGSELVDRVRDLTDGAGVDAVYDGVGRSTFDQSLRCVRTRGTLALFGAASGPVPPFDPQRLNEAGSVYLTRPTLAHYVAGRAELDWRAGAVFAAIADGALDVRVAARYPLADAVRAHTDLEARRTTGSIVLLPG, encoded by the coding sequence ATGCGCGCAATCCAGATCCTCGAGTACGGCGGGCCGGAGGTCCTGCGCCCCGCCGAGCTCCCCCGCCCGCAGCCCGGGCCGGCCGACCTCGCGGTGTCGGTCGACGCGGTGGGCGTCAACTACATCGACACGTACTTCCGCACGGGGACGTATCCGCGACCGCTGCCGTTCGTCCCGGGCATCGAGGGGGCCGGCCGCGTCACCGAGGTGGGCGCGGAGGTGCAGGGCTTCGCCGTGGGCGACCGGGTCGCATGGGCCAGCGGCAACGACTCCTACGCCCAGCACGCCGTGGTGCCCGCGGAGGTGGCCGTCCACGTGCCGTCGGGCGTCGACGACGCGGTGGCGGCCTCGGCGCTGCTGCAGGGCATGACGGCCCACTACCTGATCACCTCCACGTATCCGGCCCGCCGCGGCGACACCGTGCTCGTGCATGCGGGCGCCGGCGGCGTCGGGCTGCTGCTCACGCAGATGGCGGCCGCGCGCGGCATCCGGGTCATCACCACGGTGTCCACGCACGAGAAGGAGGAGCTCTCCCGCGCCGCCGGGGCGGTCCACGTGCTCCGATACGGCTCTGAGCTGGTGGATCGGGTGCGCGACCTCACCGACGGCGCCGGGGTGGACGCCGTCTACGACGGGGTGGGCCGGTCCACGTTCGACCAGAGCCTCCGGTGCGTGCGCACACGGGGCACGCTTGCGCTGTTCGGCGCGGCGAGCGGGCCGGTGCCGCCGTTCGACCCGCAGCGGCTCAACGAAGCCGGGTCGGTATACCTCACCCGGCCGACGCTGGCGCACTATGTGGCCGGGCGCGCCGAACTCGACTGGCGGGCGGGCGCGGTGTTCGCGGCGATCGCCGACGGCGCGCTGGACGTGCGGGTGGCGGCGCGGTACCCCCTGGCCGATGCCGTGCGGGCGCACACGGACCTGGAGGCGCGCCGCACCACCGGGTCGATCGTGCTGCTGCCCGGCTGA
- the mptB gene encoding polyprenol phosphomannose-dependent alpha 1,6 mannosyltransferase MptB, protein MTPTGTDQRARPLVRRLRRIAGLPSGDAPGEAGARVSHLHRVEQEAAGLDQDETRQLRSVRRFGACGTVLMAVGALGAGAQPVLQNPVYGHRVIGLLSRMPTVALTVAMTGTAMLVIAWLLLGRLAVGRLREGNTPRRLSRSQMDRTMLLWMLPLLVAPPMFSKDVYSYLAQSEITARGLDPYSLGPAQALGVDNVLTRSVPTIWRDTPAPYEPLFLWLGKVIGAVSGDNVVAGVLLHRLLEVGGVCLIIWALPRLAKRCGIAPVTSLWLGAANPLVFLHLIAGIHNEALMIGLMVAGLEICLRAVYDTDPFGMRGWLLLLAGAGVIVASSAIKIPSIMALGFVGVAFARRRGPGLRNVVWVAVLLGAIAVAGQALFAWATGLGFGWVATLGTASEVRSWMSITTLLGMGTGGTGMLLGLGNHTTAVLAIMKPIAFVLVALGVLRMLIATHSGRIHPVGGLGVSLAILVILFPVVHPWYLLWALVPLAAWATTPAFRVPAVAVSAIVCLVGPTPNGGEYPPFVIVEAALAALLTIVVIRQATRRRIEWTRRQPGRTAAPPATYAGKS, encoded by the coding sequence GTGACACCGACCGGCACCGATCAGCGTGCGCGCCCGCTCGTGCGGCGGCTGCGGCGCATCGCCGGTCTGCCCAGCGGTGACGCGCCCGGTGAGGCCGGGGCACGCGTCTCGCACCTGCATCGGGTGGAGCAGGAGGCCGCGGGGCTCGATCAGGACGAGACCCGCCAGCTGCGCTCGGTGCGCCGCTTCGGCGCGTGCGGCACGGTGCTCATGGCGGTCGGCGCCCTGGGCGCCGGGGCGCAGCCGGTGCTGCAGAACCCGGTGTACGGGCACCGGGTGATCGGGCTGCTGTCCCGCATGCCCACGGTGGCGCTGACGGTGGCGATGACGGGCACGGCGATGCTCGTCATCGCGTGGCTGCTGCTGGGCAGGCTCGCCGTCGGCCGGCTGCGCGAGGGCAATACGCCGCGCCGGCTCAGCCGCTCGCAGATGGACCGCACGATGCTGCTGTGGATGCTGCCGCTGCTGGTGGCTCCCCCGATGTTCAGCAAGGACGTCTACTCGTACCTGGCGCAGAGCGAGATCACCGCGCGCGGACTGGACCCCTACTCGCTGGGCCCGGCCCAGGCGCTCGGCGTCGACAACGTGCTCACCCGTAGCGTGCCGACGATCTGGCGCGACACCCCCGCGCCCTACGAACCGCTGTTCTTGTGGCTGGGCAAAGTGATCGGCGCGGTGAGCGGCGACAACGTGGTGGCCGGGGTGCTGCTGCACCGGCTGCTCGAGGTGGGCGGTGTCTGCCTGATCATCTGGGCGCTCCCCCGACTCGCCAAACGCTGCGGCATCGCGCCGGTGACCTCGCTGTGGCTGGGCGCGGCGAACCCGCTCGTGTTCCTCCACCTGATCGCCGGCATCCACAACGAGGCGCTCATGATCGGCCTGATGGTGGCGGGGCTCGAGATCTGCCTGCGCGCCGTCTACGACACCGATCCGTTCGGGATGCGCGGATGGTTGCTGCTCCTGGCAGGCGCGGGGGTGATAGTCGCGTCGTCGGCCATCAAGATCCCCTCGATCATGGCTCTGGGCTTCGTCGGCGTGGCCTTCGCGCGGCGGCGCGGGCCCGGACTGCGGAACGTGGTGTGGGTGGCGGTGTTGCTGGGCGCCATCGCCGTGGCGGGCCAGGCGTTGTTCGCCTGGGCGACGGGTTTGGGCTTCGGCTGGGTCGCCACACTGGGCACGGCCAGCGAGGTGCGCAGCTGGATGTCGATCACCACGCTGCTGGGGATGGGCACCGGCGGCACCGGCATGCTGCTGGGGCTGGGCAACCACACGACGGCCGTGCTGGCCATCATGAAGCCGATCGCCTTCGTTCTGGTGGCGCTGGGCGTGCTGCGCATGCTCATCGCCACCCATTCCGGCCGCATCCATCCGGTGGGCGGGCTCGGGGTGTCGCTGGCGATTCTCGTGATCCTGTTTCCCGTGGTGCACCCGTGGTACCTGCTGTGGGCCCTCGTGCCGCTGGCGGCCTGGGCCACCACGCCGGCGTTCCGCGTCCCCGCGGTCGCGGTGTCGGCCATCGTCTGCCTGGTGGGCCCGACGCCCAACGGCGGCGAGTACCCGCCGTTCGTCATCGTCGAGGCCGCTCTCGCGGCACTGCTCACCATCGTCGTGATCCGGCAGGCGACCCGTCGGCGCATCGAATGGACGCGAAGGCAGCCCGGGCGCACGGCGGCACCACCGGCCACATACGCTGGTAAGTCGTGA
- a CDS encoding ABC transporter permease, with product MNDGTAAGAPTTGLFPAGTFSPAPAAARPAAMLRSQVRMELTLLLRHGEQLMLTLLIPIAILVAVTLLPFGDFADPRVDHILPMVLAVAVMSTAFTGQAIAVGFDRRYGALKRIGATALPKWGIVAGKSGAVVIVILGQLVILGAIAAALGWRPGAATIGLVLLSVAVGTVAFATLGLLVGGRLKAEIVLALANIIWFALLAVAGLVLIRDDVSGAVYTLATLLPSGALTEALLQAQAGAVDWAALGVLAVWGLLGGAAAVRTFRFE from the coding sequence ATGAACGACGGTACGGCGGCCGGCGCACCGACGACCGGACTCTTCCCCGCAGGCACCTTCAGCCCCGCTCCCGCGGCGGCGCGCCCCGCCGCGATGCTGCGTTCGCAGGTGCGGATGGAGCTGACGCTGCTGCTGCGCCACGGCGAACAGCTCATGCTCACGCTGCTCATCCCCATCGCGATCCTCGTCGCGGTGACGCTGTTGCCGTTCGGCGACTTCGCCGACCCCCGCGTCGACCACATCCTGCCGATGGTGCTGGCGGTGGCGGTGATGTCCACCGCGTTCACCGGCCAGGCGATCGCCGTGGGATTCGACCGCCGCTACGGCGCGCTGAAACGGATCGGCGCCACCGCCCTGCCCAAGTGGGGCATCGTCGCGGGCAAGAGCGGCGCGGTCGTCATCGTCATCCTCGGCCAGCTGGTGATCCTCGGCGCGATCGCCGCGGCCCTCGGATGGCGGCCGGGCGCGGCCACCATCGGGCTGGTGCTGCTGTCGGTGGCCGTGGGCACCGTCGCCTTCGCCACGCTGGGACTGCTCGTCGGCGGCCGGCTCAAGGCGGAGATCGTGCTGGCGCTGGCCAATATCATCTGGTTCGCGCTGCTCGCCGTGGCGGGCCTGGTGCTCATCCGCGACGACGTCTCCGGCGCCGTCTACACCCTGGCCACGCTGCTGCCCTCCGGGGCGCTCACCGAAGCGCTGCTGCAGGCGCAGGCGGGTGCGGTCGACTGGGCCGCGCTGGGCGTCCTGGCGGTGTGGGGCCTGCTGGGCGGGGCGGCCGCCGTGCGCACGTTCCGGTTCGAATAG
- a CDS encoding heme o synthase, with translation MRTVDQAHGRDNSGVRSGQAAPTGPRGALDSAPKTLRGRLTRVREVVGAYIALTKPRIIELLLVATIPAMLLADRGGLDLHDVLLILTTLVGGFLGAASANTLNCVVDADIDKVMKRTKKRPLAADTVTTRQALVFGLVLGAASFVWLWLMTNLLSGLLIVATIAFYVLVYTKVLKRRTPQNVVWGGAAGCMPVMIGWAAVTGTIGWQAVVMFLIIFFWTPPHTWALGMRYREDYEAAGVPMLPVVAEPQVVTWRIVLYTAATVLTTFALIPAAGLLYAIGAAVIGAWFLGMAIRLHKGVKNGAEVQPLKLFILSNNYLAAVFLVLAVDSILDLPTVASLVS, from the coding sequence GACAACAGCGGCGTCCGAAGCGGCCAGGCCGCTCCCACGGGTCCCCGCGGGGCACTGGACTCCGCGCCGAAGACCCTGCGTGGACGGCTGACACGCGTCCGCGAGGTGGTCGGCGCGTACATCGCCCTCACCAAGCCGCGCATCATCGAGTTGCTGCTCGTCGCCACCATCCCCGCGATGCTGCTGGCGGACCGCGGCGGGCTGGATCTGCACGACGTCCTGCTGATCCTCACCACGTTGGTCGGCGGCTTCCTGGGCGCGGCCAGCGCGAACACGCTCAACTGCGTGGTGGACGCGGACATCGACAAGGTCATGAAGCGCACCAAGAAGCGCCCGCTGGCCGCGGACACCGTCACCACGCGGCAGGCCCTCGTGTTCGGCCTGGTGCTGGGCGCGGCCTCGTTCGTGTGGCTGTGGCTGATGACCAACCTGCTCTCCGGCCTGCTCATCGTCGCCACTATCGCCTTCTACGTGCTCGTCTACACCAAGGTGCTCAAGCGCCGGACGCCGCAGAACGTGGTGTGGGGCGGCGCGGCCGGGTGCATGCCGGTGATGATCGGCTGGGCCGCGGTCACCGGCACCATCGGCTGGCAGGCCGTGGTGATGTTCCTGATCATCTTCTTCTGGACCCCGCCGCACACCTGGGCGCTGGGCATGCGCTACCGCGAGGACTACGAGGCCGCCGGCGTGCCGATGCTGCCGGTCGTCGCGGAGCCGCAGGTGGTCACGTGGCGCATCGTGCTCTACACCGCCGCCACCGTGCTCACCACCTTCGCGCTCATCCCCGCCGCCGGGTTGCTTTACGCCATCGGCGCCGCGGTCATCGGGGCCTGGTTCCTGGGCATGGCGATCCGGCTGCACAAGGGCGTCAAGAACGGCGCCGAAGTCCAGCCGCTCAAGCTGTTCATCCTGTCGAACAACTACCTGGCGGCGGTCTTCCTCGTGCTCGCGGTGGATTCCATTCTGGACCTGCCCACCGTCGCCTCGCTCGTGAGCTGA
- a CDS encoding ABC transporter ATP-binding protein, which translates to MRTRDSAPRPQAPAPAVELAGVVREFGPVTAVDGLNLTMEPGTVLALLGPNGAGKTTTVEMCEGFAGPDAGTVRVLGLDPVRDAARLKPRIGVMLQGGGAYPGARAGEMLHLVASYSAHPLDPRWLVSVLGLENSLRTPYRRLSGGQQQRLALACAIVGRPELVFLDEPTAGLDAQARNVVWELVDALRRDGVSILLTTHLMDEAEQLADHVVIVDHGRAVASGSPTELTTGAGRRRITFTAPPRLDAAAIGACLPGGAQVAEAAPGRYTVSGEATPQVVAALTGWCVDNDVLLAGLSTAKRSLEDVFLELTGRELRA; encoded by the coding sequence ATGCGGACCCGTGATTCCGCGCCGCGCCCCCAGGCGCCGGCCCCCGCCGTGGAACTCGCCGGCGTCGTCCGCGAATTCGGCCCGGTCACCGCGGTCGACGGCCTGAACCTGACGATGGAACCCGGAACGGTGCTGGCACTGCTGGGCCCCAACGGTGCCGGCAAGACCACCACGGTGGAGATGTGCGAGGGTTTCGCGGGCCCGGACGCCGGGACGGTGCGGGTGCTCGGGCTCGACCCGGTGCGCGACGCCGCCCGGCTCAAGCCGCGGATCGGTGTGATGCTCCAGGGCGGCGGCGCGTACCCGGGCGCGCGCGCCGGGGAGATGCTCCACCTCGTCGCCTCGTACTCCGCTCACCCGCTGGACCCGCGGTGGCTCGTCTCGGTGCTCGGGCTGGAGAACTCGCTGCGCACCCCCTATCGGCGGCTGTCCGGCGGGCAGCAGCAGCGCCTGGCGCTGGCGTGCGCGATCGTCGGACGCCCGGAGCTGGTCTTCCTCGACGAGCCCACGGCCGGGCTCGACGCGCAGGCGCGCAACGTGGTCTGGGAGCTGGTCGACGCGCTCCGCCGCGACGGGGTCTCGATCCTGCTCACCACGCACCTCATGGACGAGGCGGAGCAGCTCGCGGACCACGTCGTCATCGTCGACCACGGACGGGCGGTGGCGAGCGGTTCGCCGACCGAGCTCACCACGGGCGCGGGGCGGCGGCGGATCACGTTCACCGCTCCCCCGCGCCTGGACGCCGCGGCCATCGGGGCGTGCCTGCCCGGCGGCGCCCAGGTCGCCGAGGCAGCCCCGGGCCGCTACACCGTCTCCGGCGAGGCGACCCCCCAGGTCGTGGCGGCACTCACGGGCTGGTGCGTGGACAACGACGTGCTGCTGGCGGGCCTGTCCACGGCCAAGCGCAGCCTGGAGGACGTGTTCCTCGAACTCACCGGACGGGAGCTGCGAGCATGA